The genomic interval ATCCTCTGGAACTCATGGAAGtcgaggccgccgtcgccgtcgacgtcgtagGCCCTGATCATGGCCTCGCAGTCGGCGACCGACCGCTCGTCGCCGAGCTGCGCGAGCACCCTCTGCAGGCCCCTCGCCGTGATCCGGCCGGCGGACTCGACGGCGTTGAACACCTCGAAGGCGCTCCTCAGGTCCTCTTCTTGGCTGCCACCTCTCTCCATCAGGGCAACGAATCCGGCGAAGTCGAGCATgtagccggcggcgacgccgccgccgccgcccggcgacggcgccggcatcTCGTCGCCCATGGACGCGAAGAACGCGCTCAGCTCGGCGCCGGAGATCTTGCCGTCGTTGTCCCTGTCGAAGTGCTGGAAGATCCTGTGCAGCTCGCCCTGCCTtctccccgacgacgacgaacgggcggcggcgccgccgccgccgccgccgcgtgggctCGCCACGTCGGACTGCCCGCAGAGCAGTGGCAGGCCGAGCCTGAAGCTCCTCTTGCGCGACAGGCGCTTCGCCGGCTTAGGAACACTCGCGTTCGCCATTCAAGAAACCCAAGAAAATGTAATAGAAAAGCTGTGTGGTCTTGTACACTTGTCagcaaatgccaaattgccaatgcAGCTATGGAAGAAGTGAAGAACAGGTGAGGTGTGCTCCTCCATTTATAGGTGTTGAGCAATcatctttgtgtgtgtgttttgactTGACTGAATGCCATGATCACAAGGTAGTTAGGGCTGCATCTGCATGGCAACTAACCTTGCACAGTGCCTCAGATACTGTCAGCTTGGCATTATCTAACTCCCAACAGACAGTGCCATCACATGCTCATgatcctcgcgccgccgcccaacgAACAACGATATCTCGGAATCCGTGATTTAGTTATGAGTTCAAGATTCCGTTGGTTTGAATTAGTGCTAATTTGAGAGAGACCCTTGACCTGACGAGTGAGATTTCAGTCTTTCACTCAAAAAATTCAGTCTTTGCTGGCTTGCAGGTCTTCAGAAGTGACAGGGGAAGAGTAAACTGAATGCAGTGAAGCAGTGAGTGACTTGTGAAGAATTCAGATTCAGTAGACATTTCAGTTGGTCAGTGACTTCTCCTTGTATTTCAGAGAAGGGGGGAAGTATCTAAAAATAGGGAAGATCATTCAGTCCTAAATGATTTTCGGTGATCATGTTTTCATCAAATGCCCAGATTTGCATATTTCTTTTCAGTGGATATTGAGATCTGAAGAGAGATCATACCACGTTTCGGGGAGCAAGAAATCTGAAATCTTGGTACCACTCAATAAtgaaggagaaaaaaacaattgcaaagCTTCCATGTGCCTCTCATGGAAGCTTACATTAGGAACTGAGAGTGGCACATGTCTGTGTAGCATCACCACATGGCAGTAGATGTGACCGGTTAATTAGTTATAGATAAATGACCTACCTGAAACTCATGATTGGGTTCAAGCATCGAAAATGACCGGTTAGAAGAATCTTTGCTTGTTAGTTTATGTTCATCCTTGATTTGACCGGTATGGAAAATGGTATGTACCAACGTGATCTAGATGGACCTAACAAAACAAGGTACTCCATTGATGCTCCAATGTCACCACACCGACCACAGCAATAATGATTCTCGTTGACAATACACCTTCCATTCCTATCTCAATGCAATACTGCCATGGAGGTATTTACACACATATCTcaacaaccaaccaaccaatcaaGCATCTATTGTAATATATAAGTTTGTATGATTTTCTACAAATAGGCTCCCAAAAACAGTTACAAAACCAGCTCAAGGAGGGTACATCTAGTAATTTGGCACATTGTTCTGTTGTAAATTTGTAATGTAGTTACATTGTCAGTTCAGTTTCTTCTCGGTATATTGTATCATGACCGTCTGATAAACAAAATATTGCTGTGTGCCGTTTTGGGTTGTATACAGAGTGGGATCAGTTGAATCATAGCCTATCTTCCACCGAAAAGACGGTATAATTTTATGTCCTCGAAGATGATTTGTGAAATCCAGCCTCAACCACAAGTGAACATTTGCAAATTTTTTCGAACAGCCcaatctcaaaataaaaattccTTAAGTAGCACTTTGTTTACTATCGATTTTTTTCTCATTGACGCTAATCAATTCTGGTACCTTATCAAGTAATCTGTTCATCTCTTCTGAAAATTCAAGCTTGGCTCGATTTGTCTTTCCTCCGATGACTACTGTACTTCCGTCTTGCAATGCCCATATCTAGACAGAAATCAAATCGTAAATCTGTAGCAGTTTTACAATActtatatttcaaaaataatcaTAGGAAGTGCCATATGCACACACCTGAGAATGTGAAAGATAACTAATGCAGGTCGTTAACATGAGTGCACCAAATCCAGCATAAACAATAGGAATTCCTGGATCAGTCTGATGGCAAGGGAAATAAATACAAGGCACGTTTAATGATATATCAAACATGTACAAAATTTCTGCAAATTCAAAACAATTTATCAGGAGCACTGACCTTAAGATCGAGACCGGTGCTACCGATGGCATCTTCAATAACTATTTCGTTACCATCTATTTCAATCGGTAGTTTTGAGCTTGGCCGACGAACCCCCACAAACTTACCCTCTTGATCATACAACACAATAGACTGCAGATCTCGAGCAAGCATCGATCTACAAGCCATCAAGAGAAGAAGTTAATAGCTTATAGGGAATGTGTCCAGTTTATCATTTAGCTCCGAACAGGGGAAGTGTTAAAACTTACATTCCTTTGACATTGGAAGAACCGGAGTTTTCAAGTGGCAACAATGTTCCAAATAACTTCTTATCACCATTCAATTTCAAGGGGGCCATGGCCAAATTGAAAGGACCTTCACCATTTTTCTTTACTTGCAATGCTGAAAATCCCCAATCGGTTTGGTAGATTGTGACCCCACCATACCTCAAGGGGTCGTTCACTTTGATAGTCTTCCTCATGACCTCTTTGCCATCAAGGTCGAAAAGTGAAAGATCGCTATAGAATTGTGAAACCTGGAAAGCCAAAAATATTTGCCACATGTAAATCTGACATCACACAAGCATATGAAATGCTGGGCAAAATTGACTACCTCTCCACTATCATAGTACTCCATGTAGAACCGATTGACATGGACTTCAGTATTAAAAACATCAGGCGCAAAAGAGAGAACTCCTTTAGGTTTCATCACATCTCCGATTACAAAGTTCAACCCTTGGGGTACATCCACCGATCCTTTAAAGCTCCCTGTTGCGCTAAGCGTGGCACCTGCCATGATGAAAATCATAGCTATGTGCACACCGATAGGCGCAAACCGACCAGCCAGTCCTTTGAAAGCATACAGAGATGGACCCTTAGTGAATACCTGAAACACACATCAAACACACATGATTTAAATGCATATCGGAGCAAATGAAATGCACAGAACGTGACTAAAATCACCTCATATCCATAACCCATCAATATAACTCCTAAATCCTGGATGGATGCGCGGGGAAGTGACTCCGCAAATTCTTGCTTCCGGATGCTTCCTGCTGAATGCATGAACGACCATCTGCAAGAAACAATTGATCAGCGCTTGCAATTATCTACAAGTATAACTcatgttctgaattctgatcagaCAAACTATCATTATCAAGAAGAGAAAACCTGCACATCAGAAAATGGCCATTTCTACCTTCTGGCAACCTTGACAATGGGGATTTGAGTGGTGTAAGTGCAGGCCATGAGCGACGCCGCGAGCAGCGCGAGGAGGCCGAGGAACACCGGCGAGGAGAACATGTGATCGAACCCGGGAGTGAGGATCCACCTCCACGTGATGAACCCGAACACCGGGTTGTCCTCGGGGAACTTCTCGAAGTAGTAGCTCGGCGCCTCCCCTTGATCAATCACCGTGCCTGCAATTGCAAATCGCAAATCGCAAATCGCAAATTGCAATCACAatcatgaataaaaaaaacagcaatCACATACTGGCAAATGGGCAATCCATTCCGGAGAAGCTAAGCTAGCGAATTCGAAGTAGTATCAAATAAGCAGCGAATCACCTAAGGCCATGAGCGCGGCAATGGCGAACATCTCGGAGATGGCGAGCGGGAGGTTGGAGAGCAGCGACAGCGTCCTCTTCGTCAACCTCCTAACCAACCCCAACGCGGcgttctccttcttcctcctcgccaccttcccctccccctccccctccccctccccgccgccgccgccgccccgctgcgAGACCGGTGGCGCGGCGTCGAAGAACACGACCTGCTTCTTGGCCTTGCCGGTTCCAGCAGGTATGGCCTCGCGCTTcaccccaccgccaccgccaccgccgcccgtcctCCGCGCGTCGCAGGAGACATGGACccgcctgcgcggcggcgcggcggcggggagggggaggcggggaCGGTGGTGGGACCTGGAGGCGGCGGGGTTGAGGAGCAAGTAGCAGGTCGGGGAAGGCATGgcggggtggaggagggagtgacgacgacgacgaggaggcgcatCCGCATCGCGTCCGTTGGctcccccgcgcccgcgcgaaAAATAGGGCGGTTGATGTGGATAAGGCGCGTGTCGGGTCGTACGTGGAGCGGCGAAGACGAAGGCGTATGGGAGGAAATTATCTTGCAACTGGGCCGGATATTTCGAGGGATTAACTAAGGGCCCATGATGTGAACAACGACGGCCCTGGATAGATGGGCCGATTGCAAGGGTCCAGTCTTCATTTCATGGTCTGACTAGTATTTCTTGCCAGTGGCAGAGCACGGAAAAAATAGTAGGTGTGGCCCATGGACTAGCGCGAGAATTCGAACAGAACAAGAAgtaagaaggggaaaaaaacaatctCAATGCCCGATATTATATGACGCAACATTATCCCATCATGACACAATCTCAAGCATGGCAACAAGCACCAGTCCAAAGTTCACAATTTATCATCCATTTGCCAAAATTGTAAATAAAATAGGCATTCAAAAATACCTCAAGATTCCAGCGTTCAGCAACACATATAGGAACAAGTGAGGATAGTAGATAAACATGTAGAAACTGCAAAACAAATAGCAAAAAATAAAGATTGATTAGTATATTATATACTTGAGATTGATAAGGTAAAGAGCAATGAGTGGAATAAAATGTAAAAGCATACCaaacataaaatatttaattgctTCTAGGTCTAGGAGATTTAGGCAATTGCATTTGCCTAGTTTTCTTTTTATGAAATGCTTTTTTGATTTTTTGAAAATCAAGTCCTTTGAATATATCTCTCTCAATGTTCCGAAATTGTCAAAAATTCAAGAATATGTACCTCTTTTGTGAAGCCAAtgcctttccttttctctttctatCCATTTTGTGTTGATTTCTTCAGTTGa from Oryza glaberrima chromosome 3, OglaRS2, whole genome shotgun sequence carries:
- the LOC127768998 gene encoding cytochrome c biogenesis protein CCS1, chloroplastic; translated protein: MPSPTCYLLLNPAASRSHHRPRLPLPAAAPPRRRVHVSCDARRTGGGGGGGGVKREAIPAGTGKAKKQVVFFDAAPPVSQRGGGGGGEGEGEGEGKVARRKKENAALGLVRRLTKRTLSLLSNLPLAISEMFAIAALMALGTVIDQGEAPSYYFEKFPEDNPVFGFITWRWILTPGFDHMFSSPVFLGLLALLAASLMACTYTTQIPIVKVARRWSFMHSAGSIRKQEFAESLPRASIQDLGVILMGYGYEVFTKGPSLYAFKGLAGRFAPIGVHIAMIFIMAGATLSATGSFKGSVDVPQGLNFVIGDVMKPKGVLSFAPDVFNTEVHVNRFYMEYYDSGEVSQFYSDLSLFDLDGKEVMRKTIKVNDPLRYGGVTIYQTDWGFSALQVKKNGEGPFNLAMAPLKLNGDKKLFGTLLPLENSGSSNVKGISMLARDLQSIVLYDQEGKFVGVRRPSSKLPIEIDGNEIVIEDAIGSTGLDLKTDPGIPIVYAGFGALMLTTCISYLSHSQIWALQDGSTVVIGGKTNRAKLEFSEEMNRLLDKVPELISVNEKKIDSKQSAT
- the LOC127768999 gene encoding probable calcium-binding protein CML41; translated protein: MANASVPKPAKRLSRKRSFRLGLPLLCGQSDVASPRGGGGGGAAARSSSSGRRQGELHRIFQHFDRDNDGKISGAELSAFFASMGDEMPAPSPGGGGGVAAGYMLDFAGFVALMERGGSQEEDLRSAFEVFNAVESAGRITARGLQRVLAQLGDERSVADCEAMIRAYDVDGDGGLDFHEFQRMMS